From the genome of Candidatus Nitrosocosmicus oleophilus, one region includes:
- a CDS encoding archease: protein MFLDSVEYLDHMTDAYLRIRGQTMNEAFEYSAMGLVNIMYDIENIEKKQQIPIFAEGDELENLLFDWLDKILLMMLIDKVIFSKFKIEITFDESSNRYLLTGYGEGELVDISKHELKVEIKGITYHEMKILNYKDTNETIIEYIVDL, encoded by the coding sequence ATGTTTCTTGACAGTGTTGAATATCTTGACCATATGACGGACGCATATTTACGCATCAGAGGTCAAACCATGAATGAAGCTTTTGAATATTCGGCAATGGGCTTGGTTAATATTATGTATGATATAGAAAATATAGAGAAAAAGCAACAGATTCCTATTTTTGCAGAGGGTGACGAGTTAGAGAATCTATTGTTTGATTGGCTTGATAAAATCTTGCTGATGATGCTCATTGATAAAGTGATTTTTTCAAAGTTTAAGATTGAAATTACCTTTGATGAATCTTCTAATAGATACTTACTTACGGGCTATGGTGAGGGCGAACTTGTCGATATTAGTAAGCATGAACTTAAGGTGGAAATTAAAGGAATAACCTATCATGAAATGAAAATACTCAATTATAAAGATACAAATGAAACCATAATTGAGTATATAGTAGATTTATAG
- the trxA gene encoding thioredoxin, which produces MTNESGSTSSSNTIIELSENNFEHFISDNKIVLVDFWATWCGPCQFMLPIFDKLSKKYTDKVKFGRLNVDDNQSIAMRLEVYAIPTFVMFVGGNAVDRAVGAVGEKGLDSLLQKTQS; this is translated from the coding sequence ATGACTAACGAATCAGGATCTACCTCCTCTTCTAATACTATAATAGAATTATCCGAAAATAATTTTGAACACTTTATATCTGATAACAAGATCGTCTTAGTTGATTTTTGGGCAACATGGTGTGGCCCATGCCAATTTATGCTCCCAATATTTGATAAACTTTCCAAAAAATACACGGATAAAGTCAAATTCGGTAGATTAAACGTAGATGACAATCAATCAATAGCAATGCGTCTAGAAGTGTATGCAATACCTACATTTGTAATGTTTGTTGGTGGTAATGCAGTAGATAGAGCAGTTGGTGCAGTAGGCGAAAAGGGATTGGATAGTCTACTCCAAAAAACCCAATCCTAA
- a CDS encoding FAD-binding protein yields MTETLSYDILIVGSGLAGLRAAITAASKNKNLKIAVLSKVQVMRSHSVSAEGGTAAVLYENEGDNIESHIYDTIKGSDFLADQDVAEKLVNWIPSEIIQLDRWGMPWSRRDNGRIDQRKFGGYSFPRATYAQDKVGFYEMQTLYDTCLKYDNIFFFNEWFCTSILHEGNTFQGFTCIEMKNGNFVKVVAPSGIICTGGAGRIYSFSTYAYSSTPDGLDMAYRAGMALKDMEFVQFHPTGILPSGILITEGARGEGGYLINSEGERFMKNYAGEKLELAPRDVVSRSMITEIQAGRGFKHVTGADCLKLDLTHLGAERIKEKLAGIREIGIKFSGIDVIDEPIEVRPVCHYMMGGIHSNVDGATEFDGLWVAGEASCNSTHGANRLGANSTSECLVWGAITGELAANHALSKKNSIPSTDDHQFLMEEKRIYDGIFRGRGDSNPYEIRKNLTDTMDEKSYVYRNENDLIEGLKRIRSLKSLSWKHVDDQAKEYNTNFINVMEIDSMMRVAEIVLMGAINRRESRGAHARIDYPNRDDNNFLKHTLAYHNSDGEPRMEWHPVVFTRYAPVERKY; encoded by the coding sequence TTGACGGAAACTCTTTCTTACGATATACTTATAGTAGGGTCTGGCTTGGCAGGACTTAGGGCTGCTATTACTGCCGCCTCGAAAAACAAGAATCTAAAAATTGCTGTTCTGTCAAAAGTTCAGGTCATGCGTTCTCATTCTGTATCTGCTGAAGGGGGTACTGCTGCTGTACTGTATGAAAACGAAGGTGATAACATAGAATCGCATATATATGATACTATTAAAGGTAGTGATTTTTTAGCAGACCAAGACGTTGCAGAAAAACTTGTAAATTGGATTCCATCTGAAATAATACAACTAGATAGATGGGGAATGCCATGGTCGAGACGGGATAATGGAAGAATCGATCAACGGAAATTTGGTGGCTATTCTTTTCCGAGGGCTACTTATGCTCAAGATAAAGTAGGATTTTATGAAATGCAAACGCTCTATGATACATGTCTTAAATATGATAATATTTTTTTCTTTAATGAATGGTTCTGTACCTCAATCCTTCATGAAGGGAATACCTTTCAAGGATTTACTTGCATAGAGATGAAAAATGGCAATTTTGTTAAGGTCGTTGCCCCATCAGGCATAATTTGTACCGGAGGCGCAGGCAGGATCTATAGCTTCTCTACCTATGCTTATTCTTCTACTCCAGATGGTTTAGATATGGCATACCGTGCTGGAATGGCTTTAAAGGATATGGAATTTGTTCAATTCCATCCCACGGGTATTTTGCCATCTGGAATCTTGATTACCGAAGGTGCGCGGGGAGAGGGGGGATATTTGATCAATTCTGAAGGTGAGCGGTTTATGAAGAATTATGCAGGCGAAAAATTAGAACTTGCTCCAAGAGATGTGGTGTCTCGTTCTATGATAACTGAAATTCAGGCAGGGAGGGGTTTTAAACATGTTACAGGTGCCGATTGTCTTAAATTGGATCTAACACATCTAGGTGCAGAAAGAATTAAAGAAAAACTTGCAGGGATCAGAGAAATTGGAATCAAATTTTCTGGAATAGACGTAATTGATGAACCCATCGAAGTGAGACCTGTGTGTCATTATATGATGGGTGGCATCCATTCTAATGTGGATGGTGCTACTGAATTTGATGGGCTGTGGGTAGCTGGTGAGGCCTCGTGTAATAGTACTCATGGAGCAAATCGTTTAGGGGCAAATTCTACTTCTGAATGTCTCGTATGGGGTGCTATTACTGGAGAATTAGCTGCCAATCACGCTTTAAGTAAAAAGAATAGCATTCCAAGTACGGATGATCATCAATTTTTGATGGAAGAAAAGAGAATTTATGATGGGATATTTAGAGGTCGTGGCGATTCTAACCCCTATGAAATTCGAAAGAATTTGACTGACACTATGGATGAAAAATCTTATGTTTACAGAAATGAAAATGATCTCATAGAGGGACTAAAAAGAATTCGTAGTCTTAAATCTTTGAGTTGGAAACACGTTGATGATCAAGCAAAAGAATACAATACAAATTTCATTAATGTGATGGAAATAGATTCCATGATGCGAGTTGCTGAAATAGTATTGATGGGTGCAATAAATAGACGCGAATCTAGAGGAGCTCATGCACGAATAGATTATCCCAACCGCGATGATAATAACTTTTTAAAACATACTCTTGCGTATCATAATAGTGACGGGGAACCTAGGATGGAATGGCATCCGGTCGTATTTACTCGGTATGCACCAGTGGAGAGAAAATATTAA
- a CDS encoding succinate dehydrogenase, translating into MGWLNPTRYGWERVSYWLQRLTGVGLLIYFIGHIYETSSLVNGINAWNSMLELTQTTGGHIFLLLVIGASTFHTVNGLRLIFTESGIGIGRPGRPDYPYDATSLNYKQKSGIWVAMLLAAIAMLYGGMVMFGDVS; encoded by the coding sequence ATGGGCTGGTTGAACCCTACTAGATATGGTTGGGAAAGAGTATCTTATTGGTTGCAACGTTTAACCGGAGTAGGTTTGTTAATCTACTTTATAGGGCATATATATGAAACTAGCTCATTAGTAAATGGGATTAATGCTTGGAATAGTATGTTAGAGTTGACTCAGACAACTGGAGGCCACATATTTCTATTATTGGTTATAGGTGCAAGCACTTTTCATACAGTTAACGGATTACGCCTTATTTTTACCGAGTCTGGAATAGGCATAGGTAGACCAGGACGACCGGATTATCCATATGATGCAACTTCTTTGAATTATAAGCAAAAATCTGGCATATGGGTTGCTATGTTATTAGCTGCTATTGCCATGTTGTATGGTGGTATGGTTATGTTTGGAGATGTGAGCTAA
- a CDS encoding succinate dehydrogenase, whose product MPLLKLRESQIMKIHYLTGICAVFFVAIHILFRLIMPFGQSLEFHNVVANYHNMYYVILLELILVFISIHGFNGLRIILIELKQNQWWESTITILVLAAMIGVVAYGTRTIIIGSQL is encoded by the coding sequence ATGCCGTTATTAAAATTGCGCGAAAGTCAAATAATGAAAATTCATTATTTGACGGGGATATGTGCCGTATTCTTTGTGGCAATTCATATATTATTTAGACTTATTATGCCCTTTGGCCAAAGTTTAGAATTTCATAACGTAGTGGCTAATTATCATAATATGTACTATGTGATACTGTTGGAATTAATCCTCGTTTTTATCTCCATTCATGGATTTAATGGCTTGAGAATTATCTTGATAGAACTTAAACAAAATCAATGGTGGGAGTCCACAATAACTATATTGGTGCTGGCCGCAATGATTGGTGTTGTAGCATATGGTACAAGAACGATTATTATTGGGAGTCAATTATAA
- a CDS encoding succinate dehydrogenase/fumarate reductase iron-sulfur subunit yields the protein MSEETNKIKLKVYRTNYNKKESPHYDEFEVSVKRWTTVLDALLDAKSYSDSSLGIRYSCRMASCGSCGMKINGKPRLACYTKISELNDQTIVCDPLPSFPRIRDLVTDFTEFFSHHKKIEPYIHNEKVPIEVVNKDDLVEFKQTPEDVDKYLQFSYCIKCGLCYSACPTVATDTKFPGPQALSQAYRYMADNRDSGESTRLDIIDDRHGIWRCHFAGSCSNVCPKGVDPALGIQLLKGHLIGITKNDKKIATLRSKEE from the coding sequence ATGAGCGAAGAAACTAACAAAATAAAATTAAAGGTATATAGAACTAATTATAACAAAAAAGAGTCTCCACATTATGACGAATTTGAAGTATCTGTTAAACGATGGACTACCGTTTTGGATGCACTGTTAGATGCCAAATCTTATTCTGACAGCAGCTTAGGAATTAGATATTCATGCAGAATGGCTTCGTGCGGGTCATGTGGCATGAAAATTAATGGCAAGCCCAGATTAGCATGTTATACAAAAATATCCGAATTAAATGACCAAACAATAGTTTGTGATCCACTGCCTAGTTTCCCAAGGATAAGAGATTTAGTCACAGATTTTACAGAATTCTTCTCTCATCACAAAAAGATCGAACCGTATATACATAATGAAAAGGTGCCCATTGAAGTTGTAAATAAAGATGATTTGGTTGAATTTAAACAGACTCCAGAAGATGTAGACAAATATTTGCAATTCTCGTATTGTATTAAATGTGGTTTATGTTATTCTGCATGTCCTACCGTAGCAACGGATACAAAGTTTCCAGGACCTCAGGCTTTGTCTCAGGCCTATCGATATATGGCCGATAATAGAGATTCTGGCGAGTCCACTAGACTTGACATAATTGATGATAGACACGGAATTTGGAGATGCCATTTTGCGGGTTCTTGCAGTAATGTATGCCCTAAAGGGGTTGACCCGGCATTAGGGATTCAGCTTCTTAAGGGCCATCTGATCGGAATTACAAAAAATGATAAAAAAATTGCGACTCTAAGGTCAAAAGAGGAATAG
- a CDS encoding metal-sulfur cluster assembly factor: MSQDLQLTRRLIFDELTKIVDPEIGVSIMELELIDKVDIDKGKVDVDLHLTSPFCPAVFGFKIAQDVRDNIFKVEGINDVKVNVSNHFMAEAINKQVNESKKPSEKPDEKKE; the protein is encoded by the coding sequence ATGTCTCAAGATTTACAACTAACTAGACGTCTAATATTTGATGAACTTACAAAAATAGTTGACCCAGAAATAGGAGTTTCAATAATGGAGTTAGAATTAATAGACAAGGTAGACATCGATAAAGGAAAAGTTGATGTCGATTTGCATCTTACAAGTCCATTCTGTCCAGCAGTATTTGGATTTAAGATAGCACAAGATGTAAGAGACAATATTTTTAAAGTTGAAGGCATCAACGATGTAAAAGTAAATGTTAGCAATCACTTCATGGCAGAAGCCATAAACAAGCAGGTAAATGAAAGTAAAAAACCTTCAGAAAAACCAGATGAGAAAAAAGAGTGA
- the argH gene encoding argininosuccinate lyase, with amino-acid sequence MYRSRPSGNLDDKALSFLSSIAEDADLFYYDILGSQAHVIMLYEVGILTKKELVAILKGIDHLLTNSDSLNRYGDSTSEDIHELIESAIIRITDIKSGGKMHTARSRNDQVILDIRMKLRDDLNRISANIILLIKSLLLQASSNVDSIMPMYTHMQQAQLGVFSHYLLSYCFSLTRDFERYSESYERINCSPLGACAIGGSSMNIDRERVSSMLGFSDIVYNSIDATSSRDSLIEFASTSLTCMLNLCKVAEDLIVWSTSEFGFVFLDDRFSSSSSIMPQKKNPDPLELIRGKTGVVQGILVAISTIMKGLPSGYSRDLQEIKPLLWKITSILEDSLSIMVGVISTMSVDKNKMYADSSKSYAISLDIAEQLIKKGGIPFRESHKLIGTLVDYAVKNGNIPLNLLKLSDISKALGLIEYSNPDLTLEKIQSIIQSLTPENSIEYRATKGSPNKNEQKEMISYITTRMNEYEEILADRSNRLKIANDKLNLKIKEFIDDSS; translated from the coding sequence ATGTATAGGTCCAGGCCCAGCGGAAATTTGGATGATAAAGCTCTATCATTTTTGTCTTCAATAGCCGAAGATGCTGACTTATTTTATTACGATATTTTGGGAAGTCAGGCTCACGTAATAATGTTATATGAAGTTGGTATTCTGACTAAAAAAGAACTAGTTGCTATTTTAAAAGGTATAGATCACTTATTGACCAATTCCGATTCATTAAACAGATATGGTGATAGCACTTCTGAAGACATCCATGAATTGATAGAATCTGCTATTATAAGGATCACCGATATCAAATCGGGTGGGAAAATGCATACTGCTAGATCGAGAAATGACCAAGTAATATTAGACATTAGAATGAAACTTCGGGATGATCTAAATCGAATAAGTGCTAATATAATTCTGCTAATAAAATCATTATTATTGCAGGCAAGCAGCAATGTTGATTCCATAATGCCTATGTACACTCATATGCAACAGGCTCAATTGGGTGTTTTTTCTCATTATTTATTATCATATTGCTTTTCTTTAACCCGAGATTTCGAAAGATATTCAGAGTCATATGAAAGGATTAATTGTTCTCCACTGGGGGCTTGTGCTATTGGAGGAAGCAGTATGAACATAGATCGTGAAAGAGTGTCATCCATGTTAGGTTTTTCAGATATTGTCTATAACAGTATAGATGCGACGAGTTCACGAGATTCATTGATAGAATTCGCTTCTACTTCTCTGACTTGTATGTTAAACCTATGTAAGGTAGCAGAGGATCTTATTGTTTGGTCTACATCCGAATTCGGTTTTGTTTTCTTGGATGATCGATTTAGCTCATCCTCGTCCATAATGCCGCAAAAAAAGAATCCTGATCCTCTGGAACTTATTCGTGGAAAGACAGGGGTCGTACAGGGAATTTTGGTAGCAATTTCTACGATCATGAAAGGATTACCTTCAGGATATAGCAGAGATTTACAGGAAATAAAACCTTTGTTATGGAAAATTACTTCAATACTTGAAGACTCTCTATCTATTATGGTCGGTGTGATATCCACAATGAGTGTAGATAAAAACAAAATGTACGCAGATTCATCTAAAAGTTACGCTATATCACTAGACATTGCAGAACAACTTATAAAAAAAGGAGGAATACCTTTTAGGGAGTCTCACAAATTAATCGGTACTTTAGTAGATTATGCGGTAAAGAATGGAAATATCCCTTTGAATCTATTAAAACTGAGTGACATATCTAAAGCATTAGGACTGATCGAATATTCAAATCCCGACCTAACGCTAGAAAAGATTCAAAGTATAATCCAAAGTTTGACTCCAGAAAATTCAATAGAATATCGCGCTACTAAAGGTTCTCCTAATAAAAATGAACAAAAAGAGATGATATCCTACATTACTACAAGAATGAATGAATATGAGGAAATTCTTGCGGATCGTTCTAATAGGTTAAAGATTGCTAATGACAAACTCAATTTGAAAATAAAAGAATTTATTGACGATTCTTCATAA
- a CDS encoding DNA-binding protein codes for MSEVHSQPNQQNKENSPTRDAIYIGKKPLMAYVTSTLIQLANQPSVTIKARGLSIGRAVDVSQIILKRMENAGYAVGDILIGSETVQAEDGRTRNVSTIEIQIKRNS; via the coding sequence ATGTCAGAAGTACACTCACAACCTAATCAACAAAACAAAGAAAATAGCCCTACAAGAGACGCAATATACATCGGTAAAAAACCATTGATGGCTTATGTAACTTCAACACTTATTCAATTGGCAAATCAACCTTCTGTAACTATTAAAGCCCGTGGTTTAAGCATTGGCAGAGCTGTGGATGTATCACAAATAATACTAAAGAGAATGGAAAATGCTGGCTATGCCGTTGGTGATATCCTTATAGGATCTGAAACCGTTCAAGCCGAGGACGGTAGAACAAGAAATGTTTCGACAATAGAAATTCAGATAAAAAGAAATTCTTAA
- a CDS encoding branched-chain amino acid transaminase translates to MNTKNADFIWFDGEFKSWDSVTVPITTHALHYGTSVFEGIRGYSNDQNLFIFKLKEHMQRLLQSAEVYSINSNYTLSEMCTSTVELLRKNNIRKSCYIRPLLFVGLHGIDLNVTKRSPSHLAIIAFPFERYFPETGIRTCISSWRRINENSTPPMAKAGGNYMNSVLATQECKRNGYDESILLDYYGNVSEAPGENIFLVRNNKIYTPSLSDSVLEGITRDTAITIAKHLGYEVYERSITRTELYIADEIFVTGTAAEITPIISVDNHKVGNGTVGEFTRKISDYYQKIVVSEIPDFNTWVTSVW, encoded by the coding sequence ATGAATACTAAAAATGCTGATTTTATTTGGTTTGACGGTGAATTCAAATCATGGGATTCTGTTACCGTTCCTATTACAACTCATGCGTTACACTACGGAACGTCAGTCTTTGAGGGCATCAGGGGATACTCCAATGATCAAAATCTGTTTATTTTTAAACTTAAGGAGCATATGCAAAGATTACTTCAGTCTGCCGAGGTTTATTCTATAAATTCAAATTATACCCTTTCTGAAATGTGTACTTCTACTGTTGAATTATTAAGGAAGAATAATATTAGAAAGTCTTGTTATATTAGGCCCCTATTATTTGTTGGATTACATGGCATAGACCTTAATGTTACTAAACGCTCTCCTTCTCATCTAGCCATTATTGCTTTCCCTTTTGAAAGATATTTTCCAGAAACCGGGATAAGAACATGCATTTCTTCATGGAGAAGAATAAATGAGAACTCTACTCCACCGATGGCAAAAGCTGGCGGTAATTATATGAATTCCGTGTTAGCTACTCAAGAGTGTAAAAGAAATGGATATGATGAATCGATATTACTCGATTATTATGGGAATGTGAGTGAAGCACCAGGAGAAAATATTTTCCTAGTTCGAAATAATAAGATTTATACTCCATCATTATCGGATTCTGTGCTTGAGGGAATTACTAGAGATACTGCAATCACAATAGCAAAGCATCTTGGTTATGAGGTATACGAGCGATCCATTACCCGTACAGAATTATACATTGCCGATGAAATATTTGTTACAGGTACTGCAGCTGAAATTACTCCAATAATAAGCGTGGATAACCATAAGGTTGGAAACGGAACAGTTGGCGAATTTACAAGAAAAATCTCTGATTACTACCAAAAAATAGTAGTATCTGAAATACCTGATTTTAATACGTGGGTTACTTCAGTATGGTAA
- a CDS encoding Gfo/Idh/MocA family protein encodes MDEKSIKIAVIGTGGWGKNHVRVLNDLGVLSAICDSDENRSQALAKKYKINSYSTVEQLLEKETSLDACLVCTPTKTHFPVAQEIIKHGINVFVEKPLSFSSIECEELTKLSKQNNVILTSGYIERFNPAVQDLKQIIDDNTYGELLMMEFHRENRMPMHIKDVGIIYDTSVHDIDTALFIFDSKPNVVFARAGKKFHNSEDFATIMLGFPNQKVAIIASNWITPKKVRRFSAVCSEGTITGDFITQEIKIDDENQTLIPRRNIREPLTLELENFVKSLSGNITKYLVTPEDATAVTKIAEAALISSNTGTPVYLSF; translated from the coding sequence ATGGATGAAAAATCAATCAAAATTGCCGTAATTGGAACTGGTGGCTGGGGTAAGAACCACGTGCGTGTATTAAACGATTTGGGGGTATTGTCTGCAATTTGCGATTCAGATGAGAATAGATCTCAAGCCTTAGCAAAAAAATATAAGATCAATAGTTATTCAACTGTTGAACAATTACTTGAAAAGGAAACTTCCCTTGATGCGTGTCTAGTATGTACTCCAACCAAAACACACTTTCCAGTCGCGCAAGAAATAATTAAACATGGGATAAATGTGTTTGTAGAAAAACCATTATCTTTCTCATCAATTGAGTGCGAAGAACTTACAAAATTGTCAAAACAGAATAATGTAATTTTAACCTCTGGATACATAGAGCGTTTTAATCCTGCTGTACAGGATCTCAAGCAAATTATTGATGACAATACTTATGGGGAATTATTAATGATGGAGTTTCATAGGGAAAATAGAATGCCCATGCATATAAAAGACGTAGGTATAATCTATGATACTTCAGTTCATGATATTGATACTGCTTTGTTTATTTTTGATAGTAAGCCAAATGTGGTTTTTGCTCGTGCAGGAAAGAAGTTTCATAATTCTGAAGATTTTGCAACAATAATGTTAGGATTTCCAAATCAAAAAGTAGCAATAATTGCATCTAATTGGATTACTCCAAAAAAAGTTAGAAGATTTTCAGCAGTTTGTTCTGAGGGAACCATAACCGGAGACTTTATCACTCAGGAAATAAAAATAGATGATGAGAACCAGACACTTATTCCACGAAGGAATATTCGAGAACCATTAACCTTGGAACTAGAAAACTTTGTTAAATCTTTGTCTGGGAATATTACCAAGTATCTCGTAACTCCTGAGGATGCTACCGCCGTAACAAAGATAGCTGAGGCAGCTTTAATTTCTAGCAACACTGGGACGCCCGTTTACCTTTCTTTCTGA